Below is a window of Desmonostoc muscorum LEGE 12446 DNA.
TAGTGTTACCCTCGTTACTCAACGAGAACGGGATGTTACCGACGCTGAACTAGTAGGATTACGTGATTGTGTGGATCATTTGGTAGTTTTTGATCGCCCGGTAGATTCTGCAACCACAGCCAAAATTTTGAAGAAGATACAGCGCTTTGGTAAATTTTTGTTACAGGGTACACCGCCAAGCGTATTCAACCGCTATTCAGTGGAGATGCAAACCTGGGTTAACAACTGGGTAGAAGCAGGAAAATGTGATGTGATTACCTGCGAACATAGCGTCAATGAAATTTATGTGCAACCACATTTTCAGAAACAGCTAAAAACCATAGTTGATGTTCATAGTTCTGTGTACGCTACTTGTCGTAAACAATTAGCGATCGGCATTTCTCAGAATGTAATCAGAGACAAAATTAATCTGCCACTTTTGCGTCGTTACGAACAAAATTATTGTGCTAAATTTTCGGAAATTGTTGTCACAACAGAAGAAGATAAACTTCAAATACAACAATTTAACCCCAATAGCAAAATTACAGTTATCCCTAACGGCGTAGATTTAGTTTCTTTCCCTTATCGTACCAGCGATCCAGGGGGACATCATTTAATTTTTATTGGTGCAATGGATTACTTGGCGAATGTTGATGCTGTCTGCTTTTTCAGCAAAGAAGTATTACCAGAAATCCAAAAAACTTATCCTGATACAACTTTCGATATTGTCGGTTCTCATCCTGCACCAGAAGTTTTAGCACTTAATCAAAAACCAGGAATTAATGTCACTGGACGTGTACCTTCAATGGTAGAATATTTACACAAAGCAACTATCTGCATTGTACCTATGCGGACTGGGTTTGGCATTAAAAATAAGACTCTAGAAGCAATGGCAGCTGGTGTACCAGTAGTGGGAAGCGATCGCGGTTTAGAAGGATTAGCTGTAGACGGTACTAACGAACCACTGCGTGCATTACGAGCCAATCAACCTGGGGAGTACGTCAGCGCAATCAGTAAATTATTCGAGAATCCAGAACTGCGATCGCAACTGTCCCAAAATGGCAGACAACTAGTAGAAACAGAATTCACTTGGGATATCGCTGGTAAAAGCTATGAACAAGTTTGTCTGGCGTAATTCGTAATTGTTTTGAATTCCAAGTTCTGAATTATTAAAACAAATATATGTAGAGACGTTGTATTACAACGTCTCTATACAAATTATTGGTGATGCAAATTATCTTATCTAAACCGTATCGGGTTTTAGTTATACCAATTTGAATCATCATTGCGATCGACGGAGTTACCAAAAATCTGCTGAGTAACTCATTCTCTACAAGACGCACTCTCGAACACAATCCAAAATCCAAAATCTAAAATCCAAAATGGTATTACCTTGTCAAAATACGACTCAATTATTTTCAAAATCAGCCGCAGTCCTGAACACAAGTATTTTTTTATGCTTACGCTTATTCTTATTCTTGAGGGCAGCCAAATAATTATCAACGTAACGAAAAGCAGATGCACAATCGTAAGCAGCAATGGCTATAGCTTGTAAGAAAACCTTCGGGGGAATTTCAAACCCTAAAAATTTTTCTGTTAAAATTAACAAATCATTATCTGTGGCAGGAAAAGTAATTTCTTGTGCCTCTTCTGAATCATTAAAGATATCTTCAATTAATGCTCTGGACATTTTGTACCTCCCCAAAAGCATAGGATGCAAAGCCAGTGATGAAATTTAGCTGCTGATCGCGAGTTCGTAAGTTATCTGGGAGTTCAGTACCAGGACATCCTATTTCCCGCAAAATTTCTAAACAATAAGCACCGAGTTTAGTATATGGAGCTTGCTCCAATTCTTGAGCTACCTCCAGAGCCATCTTCAGATTGACTTGAATAACCGTCGTTACAGGGCTGGTCATAAATAAACCCTAATCAACTGGATGCTCTCAGTTTTGATCAGAAGCAAAAATTAGGTAACGGTGTTTTTGCGGAATTTATGAAGAGGGGAAATTAAAGTATCAGGACATTTGCGGTAGAACATCCAAATCAGAAAACTGCGATCTTGGTGAAGCGCGGTTCTCAGTGAATTATAGGATAGTTATGATGTCCGCTGAATTGCCCATAATAGACTCTTTGCTCCAGCCCTCAGAACTTCGCTTACTGGGCACTACTGACAATTTTTTGCTGTTGATAACGCTGTTTAAACTGCTGTTGCTGTATTTTATGATCCACAATTGGTTGAGGATAGCCAGCAGCATGGCGTTCTAAAGGTGGAATTTTACCAGTAACTAAATATTCTGTATCCACAGACCGTAATTCTGACACCCATTGCCGAATATACTCCCCATCTGCATCGAATTTTTGTGCTTGACTGGCTGGGTTGAAAATTCGCACGGGTTTGGGGTCCATCCCGCTAGAAGCACTCCACTGCCAACCGCCATTGTTAGCAGATAAATCACCGTCAATCAGCTTCTGCATAAAGTATTTTTCTCCTAGTTGGGGATTAATTAGCAAGTCTTTGGTGAGAAAACTAGCGACAATCATCCGACAACGGTTGTGCATCCAGCCGCTTTCGTTCAACTGGCGCATTGCTGCATCCACAATCGGGTAGCCAGTTCTTCCCTCGCACCAAGCTTGGAAATGTTCTTCGTTAGTTTCCCAAGGAAAGTTTTTGAAGGTGTTGCGGAAAGCGCCATCAGCCAATTCGGGGAAGTTATACATTGCATGTTGATAAAACTCGCGCCAAGCTAATTCTTGTTGCCATGTGCGGATACCAGCTGTTGCTTCCTCACTGCGGCTGTTTTCTTGTGCTTGTGTTGTGGCTTGCCAAACAGTGCGAATGCCAATTACGCCAAATTTCAAAGCTGCACTCAGTTGCGATGTTCCGTCAACTGCGGGAAAATTGCGCTGTTCTTGGTATTCAGTAATGGCTTTAGTAGTGAATTCCTCTAGCCGTTCTTGCGCCGCCGCCTCTCCTGGTGAAAGAATCAATCCTCCATCCCAAATAAATCCTAAATCTTTTGCTGAAGGTAATGCTAATGCTCCTGCAAGTTTGGCAACTTTCTGTTCAGCTTCCGTTAACCCCTCGGCATTTTGCAGAGTTTCTACTGGTTGACTCTTCGCCTTAGTAATCCAATTTTTCCAAAAGGGAGTATAAACCGTATAAGGCTGATTACTACCAGACCGTATTTCTTCTGGGGAATTGAGGATTTGATCCCAGTTTTGGTTGAGAAACTGAATACTTTTTTCTTTGAGGGCATTTAGAATGGTGCGATCGCGTTCTTGCGAATAAGGTTCCACATCCCAATTCCAAAAAACTGCTTTCGCTGCTAACGCCTCAGCCAAAGCTGGTATTGCTTGCACAGGATCACCATGAAGTATTAACAACTCGCTGCCAACTTCGGCATATCGCTGTTGTAATTTCTCCAAACAGCCAATCATATAAGTTACCCTCACCGGAGCAACATCATCTCGTTCCAGAATATGCGGATCGAGGCAAAACACCCCCACCACCTTCGGACTCTGCCGCCGTGCCGCAGCCAATCCCGTATTATCAGAAATGCGTAAATCACGACGATGCCAAAACAGAATTAAGTCAGACATTCCATACTCAACATAGTTCACCCGTACTAGCTTAGATGCTAACGGTACCTATCAGCATCATTCTGTTGATAAATTTATTCTGTGAATGGGGGACTGGAGACTGGGGATTAGGAAATAAATATTTAGGAATTCTTTCTCAATACCCAATACCTAATACCCGATACCCAGCCCCCAATCCCCAATACCCAGTCCCCATGCCCCATTCCCCGGTTTGTCAATCGGTAATAGTGGCTTTTGAGTTAAAAGTTGAGTATACTCTTGTTAACAGTTAATTAGTCTTTTTGTCATGGCCAACCTACTACTTGATGACCGTACAATTGAGAGTGATTTAGGCGAAATATCTCGTGAACTTGCCCCTCTTGGCATTGAACTTAGACACTACGACCCAGGAACATCGCTCCTTTTCCCAAACCTCCTAGACCAAGAGGTTTTAAGTGAGTCTGAAAGACTTTATATTATAGAACTCCATAACAGCGTCTTTGAATTTATCCAGCAAGAAAATGAGGCTCTCTGGTCTGACTTACTGAATCTACATCCAGGTTCCCCCAATCTTCACCACCTAATAGCAACCTACAGTCGTTACCATACTCACACTGCCGCTGAACCCCTCTACGTGTTGGCAGGAGAAATGATCTATGGCTTCGTGCGACCTGATGGCAGCCAAATACAGCTTTTAATTCAGGCACAAGATTATCTCTACATACCCGCTGGTGTTGAGCATTGGTGCAGCCCAAATGCATCGTTGAATTTTAAGGCGGTACGCTATTTTACAAATGCGGAAGGATGGGTTCCTAACTATACAGGCACTCATGTGAGTGATTCCCTCAATAAGCCGCTTTAAAGCTGATTTATTTTATAGATAATTGTAATTTTTATTACTTAAGTTTCTTTTTTTGACATCAATATCCATTGATAAAGTTTGCCACTATCTTTATCAGCAGTGGCAACATAATTGGCGATGGCAAAAATGAATTCCCGACTTTTTTAAAGAGTCGGGACTCTACGTGTATTAACTTTCTTAACCGTCATTTTATGTTTAAAAGCGATCGCTCTTTAAGACTGATTAATTTCATAATGGTGATGCTGGCCCAATCAGCAGTACTTGGGGACCTGTAATGAATGACAAACCCTGAGTAGAACAAGCATCAATATCCGTTGTCGCCAAGGTAATGATTCTGGTTACCGATCTTTTTTGGAACACACCATTCTTGACGGTTCCGTAAGAGGTTAGGATAGTTTGGCCGTCAACCACATTGCTCTCAGTCGTGGTGTATTCTACTAGGCTAGTTTGATTAGTAGGAACCCAATTGTACTGAATTTCATACGTTGGGAAAAACCCGATGTTGTTACAGGAGGTCGGGGCTGTAAACGACAGGGTGTAAGTTCCTGATGTAATTCCTTGAGCATTTACGCATCCACCCACAGAACCTCCTATAGTAACGGTAGTATTTTGCACTTGGTTAGTGAGTGGTGGGTTGTAAACAACTGCCTCTGTCCCCGATGGGCAAATCGTCAAGGGAAGAATCTGGGCCTGAACAATTGATTTAGTTCCAATGAAATCAACACCTATGGTTGCAGTCACAATAGCACAGGCAAAGGCTGACAGTTTGCAACCCTTAGCGAAATTACTATTAACTGGAGATATCATCGAGAAACTTTCCTTCCTTGGGTAGATGTATAAAAAAAATTACACAATGATTGCAATTTTTAGAAAACCTACTGCTTAGAATACAGTTAATTAGCTGTTAATTTAAATATAATTGCTTGATTGAAAATGTTTTTTTGATTAATTATTTGTATAAATAAAAACTTCTATATGAATCTTGTTTCGTGATATGTAGTGCGACTAAAAATAATCTCCGGCTTGGCACCCCTATACCCAGTTATAATAAACTTGTATATAGCAATCCGATTTGATTTCTGAATGACTTGTAGAGGTAAGGGACTGGGGATTGGGGACTGGGGACTGGGAAGGAGCAATAAAGGTGTACTGAGTTTTGTTCAAAAATCAAATATGAGTCCTATAGCAAGGCTTACAGATGTTGTTCTGGTAATGCGATCGCGGCTGAAACAGCAAGAATCAATCATTGACTCTGGGCTTATTGATATTATTCTCAACTAATCAGATAGCGATCGCCTGTTTTTTTTGATTTTATCTAATGCATTTTTTATCTATTTTTTAAGAGGGAACAGGGAACGGGCAACAGGGAACAGTTCGATACCCCATAATTAAAATTAGAGGATTTGTTAATGACGGACGTATTTTTTCAGAGCATAAGTGTCCCGTTAAAAAATAGACCTACCTTGAAAATAGAGACTGGGGACTGGGGACTAGGAAAGAGATATTTTCAAGGCAGGTCTAATGTTTTTACTCAACTTCCTCACAGCGAATTAACAGCATTTCCATCGCTTCTGC
It encodes the following:
- a CDS encoding 1,2-dihydroxy-3-keto-5-methylthiopentene dioxygenase; its protein translation is MANLLLDDRTIESDLGEISRELAPLGIELRHYDPGTSLLFPNLLDQEVLSESERLYIIELHNSVFEFIQQENEALWSDLLNLHPGSPNLHHLIATYSRYHTHTAAEPLYVLAGEMIYGFVRPDGSQIQLLIQAQDYLYIPAGVEHWCSPNASLNFKAVRYFTNAEGWVPNYTGTHVSDSLNKPL
- a CDS encoding deoxyribodipyrimidine photo-lyase, 8-HDF type; protein product: MSDLILFWHRRDLRISDNTGLAAARRQSPKVVGVFCLDPHILERDDVAPVRVTYMIGCLEKLQQRYAEVGSELLILHGDPVQAIPALAEALAAKAVFWNWDVEPYSQERDRTILNALKEKSIQFLNQNWDQILNSPEEIRSGSNQPYTVYTPFWKNWITKAKSQPVETLQNAEGLTEAEQKVAKLAGALALPSAKDLGFIWDGGLILSPGEAAAQERLEEFTTKAITEYQEQRNFPAVDGTSQLSAALKFGVIGIRTVWQATTQAQENSRSEEATAGIRTWQQELAWREFYQHAMYNFPELADGAFRNTFKNFPWETNEEHFQAWCEGRTGYPIVDAAMRQLNESGWMHNRCRMIVASFLTKDLLINPQLGEKYFMQKLIDGDLSANNGGWQWSASSGMDPKPVRIFNPASQAQKFDADGEYIRQWVSELRSVDTEYLVTGKIPPLERHAAGYPQPIVDHKIQQQQFKQRYQQQKIVSSAQ
- a CDS encoding glycosyltransferase family 4 protein, coding for MNILMISCTFPYPPTRGGTQVRTFNLLKYLSQRHSVTLVTQRERDVTDAELVGLRDCVDHLVVFDRPVDSATTAKILKKIQRFGKFLLQGTPPSVFNRYSVEMQTWVNNWVEAGKCDVITCEHSVNEIYVQPHFQKQLKTIVDVHSSVYATCRKQLAIGISQNVIRDKINLPLLRRYEQNYCAKFSEIVVTTEEDKLQIQQFNPNSKITVIPNGVDLVSFPYRTSDPGGHHLIFIGAMDYLANVDAVCFFSKEVLPEIQKTYPDTTFDIVGSHPAPEVLALNQKPGINVTGRVPSMVEYLHKATICIVPMRTGFGIKNKTLEAMAAGVPVVGSDRGLEGLAVDGTNEPLRALRANQPGEYVSAISKLFENPELRSQLSQNGRQLVETEFTWDIAGKSYEQVCLA